A stretch of Leisingera sp. S132 DNA encodes these proteins:
- a CDS encoding translocation/assembly module TamB domain-containing protein: MRQLLGYTLALGLTVAPVAAQETTEEDAGGLLVDFLEDTLSGDSRYISVSGLEGAFSSEAKIKKITVADEDGIWLTVEGAVLDWNRLDLLRGRFSVNELSAERIEVARAPEPLPPDPELPEAETTPFALPELPVAIELGQIKAARIELGAELAGTAASLRVEGSLKLADGTLDTKLEAARLDKPGDHIRLQAAYANETQQITLDLSVDEAAGGLISRGLDLPGNPDLQLTAKGSGPVTDFTADIAFSTNGTERLGGQVVLAARPLPADSAPETPRDIGFSADLGGNIDVLLPPVHRPFFGPGLRLNVKGLREGSGAVTLDTLVLRTNALRITGAAALDAGGKLATANLKTAISPPAGQAAVTLPTSDGQTTLAKADLQLQKTLEGRWVLDGVLNQLSHPGALVDTAEIAGRGTLDQTSGFALEGRLSAGLSGFQPRDPALAKATGNEIRFEGTLSTDGPGALHITDMELRGSDYQAAGDVAFDGLEEGLKVTADLTAGAADLGRFSDLAGRPLGGAVQAEVTGSFIPLTGGFDTDLSLQAQDLSAGIAQADELLAGATTLDLKAARDENGVSIDQFNLAGSALAATAKGTLNNQAGQLDITARLNRLEVLVPQAPGTLELATTLSRSGDTFSGVAELKGPHTSSAKLDGSVTLQGDADFTFAAAWNELERFVPQLAGKLSAEGVAERRNGEWQVTVQAKGPAGIAVETEARFTESNGSTDLKFDAVMAELQRLVPDLPGRLAAAGTATRRDGTWTVDSTASGPAGIDSRIAGSWNEAKGTADVTAKGTLRLEGLNPFLSPNLIQGPANFDMALRGVPALDGVSGTISIPGASLAVPAAAQRVDDINATVSIARSNAQVQVSARPRDGGTVRISGPVGLLPPFNGSLQIAIGDVVVTDHLSYETLLNGSLAMSGAMAGNNRIAGQINVGETNINLNTAGGSVSSAPIPPIRHVGAPREVRRTLARAGLTGSSSGSAGGSGRTDLDIMISAPSRIFARGRGLRSELGGQIHLRGTTARPSPSGQISLIRGTFDILGRRLELDEGRITLLGDLKPYLEFKSTAATEQGTATLEISGRVDAPEIKVTSDPPRPSEEALALLLFGDNIGDISPLALARLAGSALTLSGRGGGAQSKVRDATGASDVDIGTDNLGTGQLGLGGYVAENVYTDFNINTQGDSELSINLDVTKSLTVQGTVDSEGETGVGLFFKRDY, encoded by the coding sequence TTGAGACAGCTTCTTGGCTATACGCTCGCACTGGGCCTGACCGTAGCACCGGTTGCGGCGCAGGAAACCACCGAAGAGGATGCCGGCGGGCTGCTGGTTGATTTCCTTGAGGACACCCTGTCCGGCGACAGCCGCTATATCAGCGTGAGCGGCCTGGAGGGCGCGTTTTCCTCTGAGGCCAAGATCAAGAAGATCACCGTGGCTGACGAGGACGGCATCTGGCTGACCGTCGAGGGCGCGGTGCTGGACTGGAACCGGCTGGATTTGCTGCGCGGACGGTTCTCGGTCAATGAACTGTCAGCCGAGCGCATCGAGGTGGCGCGCGCGCCGGAGCCGCTGCCGCCGGACCCGGAGCTGCCGGAGGCCGAAACCACACCCTTTGCCCTGCCGGAGCTGCCGGTGGCCATCGAACTGGGGCAGATCAAGGCAGCGCGGATCGAACTGGGCGCGGAACTGGCCGGCACCGCGGCAAGCCTGCGGGTCGAGGGGTCGCTGAAACTGGCGGATGGCACGCTGGACACCAAGCTGGAGGCCGCGCGGCTGGACAAGCCCGGCGACCACATCCGGCTGCAGGCCGCCTATGCCAATGAAACCCAGCAGATCACCCTGGATCTGTCGGTGGATGAGGCTGCAGGCGGACTGATTTCGCGCGGGCTGGACCTGCCCGGAAACCCCGACTTGCAATTGACCGCCAAGGGCAGCGGCCCGGTCACGGATTTCACCGCCGATATCGCCTTCAGCACCAATGGCACCGAGCGGCTGGGCGGCCAGGTGGTGCTGGCAGCCCGTCCCCTGCCTGCAGATTCCGCGCCGGAAACGCCGCGCGACATCGGGTTTTCCGCCGATCTGGGCGGCAACATCGACGTGCTGCTGCCGCCGGTGCACCGGCCGTTCTTTGGCCCCGGCCTGCGCCTGAACGTCAAAGGCCTGCGCGAAGGCAGCGGCGCTGTGACGCTGGATACGCTGGTCCTGCGCACCAACGCCCTGCGGATCACCGGCGCCGCAGCGCTGGATGCGGGCGGCAAGCTGGCCACCGCCAACCTGAAGACCGCGATCTCCCCGCCCGCAGGCCAAGCAGCGGTCACGCTGCCGACCAGCGACGGCCAGACCACACTGGCCAAGGCCGACCTGCAGTTGCAGAAAACTCTCGAAGGCCGCTGGGTGCTGGACGGGGTTCTGAACCAGCTGAGCCACCCCGGCGCACTGGTGGATACGGCTGAAATCGCCGGCCGCGGCACCCTGGACCAGACCAGCGGCTTTGCGCTGGAGGGCCGGCTGAGCGCCGGCCTCAGCGGGTTCCAGCCGCGCGACCCGGCACTGGCCAAGGCCACCGGAAATGAGATCCGGTTTGAAGGCACGCTCAGCACCGACGGCCCCGGCGCGCTGCATATCACGGATATGGAGCTGCGCGGCAGCGACTATCAGGCCGCGGGCGATGTCGCCTTTGACGGTCTGGAAGAAGGGCTGAAAGTGACCGCGGACCTGACGGCGGGCGCTGCGGATCTTGGCCGTTTTTCCGATCTGGCAGGCCGCCCGCTGGGCGGCGCCGTGCAGGCGGAGGTCACGGGATCCTTCATCCCGCTGACCGGCGGGTTCGACACCGATCTTTCACTGCAGGCGCAGGACCTGTCCGCGGGCATTGCCCAGGCGGACGAACTGCTGGCAGGCGCCACCACGCTGGACCTGAAGGCCGCACGGGATGAAAACGGCGTCAGCATCGACCAGTTTAACCTGGCCGGCAGCGCGCTCGCGGCCACCGCCAAGGGCACGCTGAACAACCAGGCCGGCCAGCTGGACATCACGGCCAGGCTGAACCGGCTGGAAGTGCTGGTGCCGCAGGCGCCCGGCACGCTGGAGCTGGCCACCACCCTCAGCCGTTCCGGCGATACCTTCAGCGGTGTGGCGGAACTGAAGGGGCCGCATACCTCCAGCGCTAAACTGGACGGCTCTGTGACGCTTCAGGGCGACGCGGATTTCACCTTTGCCGCAGCCTGGAACGAGCTGGAACGCTTTGTGCCGCAACTGGCAGGCAAGCTGAGCGCTGAGGGTGTGGCGGAACGGCGCAATGGCGAATGGCAGGTGACTGTTCAAGCCAAAGGGCCTGCGGGGATTGCGGTGGAGACCGAGGCCCGTTTCACGGAGAGCAACGGCAGCACCGATCTGAAGTTCGACGCGGTGATGGCAGAGCTGCAGCGGCTGGTGCCGGACCTGCCCGGCCGGCTGGCAGCCGCCGGCACCGCCACCCGGCGCGACGGCACCTGGACGGTGGACAGCACCGCCAGCGGCCCGGCAGGCATCGACAGCCGCATCGCAGGCAGCTGGAACGAAGCCAAAGGCACCGCTGATGTGACCGCCAAGGGCACTCTGCGGCTGGAGGGGCTTAATCCGTTTCTCTCGCCCAACCTGATCCAGGGGCCCGCGAATTTCGACATGGCCCTGCGCGGTGTTCCGGCGCTCGATGGGGTCAGCGGCACTATCTCCATCCCCGGCGCCTCGCTGGCCGTCCCGGCCGCAGCGCAGCGGGTGGATGATATCAATGCGACGGTCTCCATCGCCCGGTCAAATGCACAGGTGCAAGTCTCTGCCCGCCCCCGCGACGGCGGCACGGTGCGGATCAGCGGTCCGGTCGGGCTGCTGCCGCCGTTCAACGGCAGCCTGCAGATTGCCATCGGCGACGTGGTGGTGACAGATCATCTGTCCTATGAAACCCTGCTGAATGGCAGCCTGGCAATGTCCGGCGCCATGGCGGGCAACAACCGGATTGCCGGCCAGATCAATGTGGGTGAAACCAATATCAACCTGAACACAGCAGGCGGTTCGGTCTCCTCTGCGCCGATTCCGCCGATCCGCCATGTGGGCGCACCGCGCGAGGTGCGCCGGACACTGGCCCGTGCCGGGCTGACCGGCAGCAGCAGCGGCAGCGCAGGCGGCTCCGGCAGGACCGACCTGGACATCATGATCAGCGCACCGTCGCGGATCTTTGCCCGCGGCCGCGGGTTGCGCTCAGAACTGGGCGGCCAGATCCACCTGCGCGGCACCACCGCGCGGCCCTCGCCTTCCGGCCAGATCAGCCTGATCCGCGGCACCTTTGATATCCTCGGCCGGCGGCTGGAGCTGGATGAGGGCCGGATCACCCTCTTGGGCGACCTGAAACCCTACCTGGAGTTCAAATCCACCGCGGCCACGGAACAAGGCACCGCGACGCTGGAAATCTCCGGCCGGGTCGATGCGCCGGAGATCAAGGTGACCTCGGACCCGCCGCGGCCCAGCGAAGAGGCGCTGGCCTTGCTGCTGTTCGGCGACAATATCGGGGATATTTCACCGCTGGCGCTGGCGCGGCTGGCGGGCTCTGCCCTGACCCTCAGCGGCCGCGGCGGCGGCGCCCAGAGCAAGGTGCGCGACGCCACGGGCGCGTCGGATGTTGATATCGGCACCGACAACCTGGGAACCGGGCAGCTGGGGCTGGGAGGGTATGTGGCAGAGAACGTCTATACCGATTTCAACATCAACACCCAAGGCGACAGCGAACTGAGCATCAATCTGGACGTTACCAAAAGCCTGACCGTTCAGGGCACTGTCGACAGCGAGGGGGAAACCGGCGTCGGCCTGTTCTTCAAGCGGGACTATTGA
- a CDS encoding glycosyltransferase family 2 protein — translation MGRTLTQKLAGRASRIAHRARFRASLRHLHGPARRFAAPGQVVLIALVRDGSYYLDVFFGHYRQLGVSAFVFFDNGSADGTIERIRQEPDTAVLQSSLPWLQYENTFRAYAADRYGRDRWCLFADMDELFDFEGGETAGLTGLTRYLTQRGYTALQAEMLEMFPQGPLSAARGLSYGEAVQRFRFSDISAVRQVDYAAEDTGFAYYLRQNALPPGGARMLFGGVRGKVFGETCCLSKHPLVFNGPGVQAAVHPHASAGVRVADTEGLIRHYKFAGDSLARDLKIQAEAVSAHGEDRQRSGVMQAQPDLGLWSSDAIEDPEIADLQRLGFLRGSSAYSEFLAGEAA, via the coding sequence GTGGGCAGAACACTCACCCAGAAGCTGGCAGGCCGCGCCAGCCGTATCGCGCACCGCGCCAGGTTCCGCGCCTCGCTGCGCCATCTGCACGGGCCGGCGCGCCGCTTTGCAGCGCCCGGTCAGGTGGTGCTGATCGCCCTGGTGCGCGACGGGTCCTATTATCTGGATGTGTTCTTCGGCCATTACCGGCAGCTGGGTGTCTCTGCCTTTGTGTTCTTTGACAATGGCTCCGCTGACGGCACCATCGAGCGTATCCGGCAGGAGCCGGACACTGCGGTGCTGCAGTCCTCCCTGCCCTGGCTGCAATACGAAAACACCTTTCGCGCCTATGCGGCGGACCGCTACGGCCGGGACCGATGGTGCCTGTTTGCCGACATGGATGAGCTGTTCGACTTTGAGGGCGGCGAAACCGCCGGGCTGACCGGGCTGACACGCTACCTGACGCAGCGAGGATACACTGCCCTGCAAGCCGAAATGCTGGAAATGTTCCCCCAAGGCCCGCTGTCCGCGGCCCGCGGGCTGTCTTACGGCGAAGCGGTGCAGAGATTCCGGTTTTCTGACATCAGCGCTGTGAGGCAAGTGGATTACGCTGCCGAGGACACCGGCTTTGCCTATTACCTGCGCCAGAACGCCCTGCCGCCGGGCGGCGCAAGGATGCTGTTCGGCGGGGTGCGCGGCAAGGTGTTCGGCGAGACCTGCTGCCTCAGCAAGCACCCGCTGGTGTTCAACGGGCCGGGCGTCCAGGCAGCGGTGCATCCGCACGCCTCTGCAGGCGTGCGGGTCGCTGATACTGAAGGGCTGATCCGCCACTACAAATTCGCCGGTGACAGCCTGGCGCGGGATCTGAAGATCCAGGCTGAGGCCGTGTCTGCCCACGGCGAGGACCGCCAGCGCAGCGGCGTGATGCAGGCGCAGCCGGATCTTGGCCTGTGGTCCTCAGACGCAATCGAGGACCCGGAAATTGCGGATCTGCAGCGCCTGGGCTTCCTGCGCGGCTCGTCCGCATACAGCGAATTTCTTGCCGGAGAGGCCGCATGA
- a CDS encoding glycosyltransferase family 2 protein has product MSAAAIAAVVIGRNEGARLIRCLRALQGQVQQLIYVDSGSTDGSAEAARKLGAEVVALDLSRPFTAARARNAGLAALASGTEFVQFVDGDCEADPDWIATAADFMQAHPRAAVACGRRRERFPEVSVYNRLCDAEWDTPAGEAKACGGDALMRVAAVYTAGGYREGLIAGEEPELCLRLRRAGWQVWRLEAEMTLHDAQMLRFTQWWNRSRRAGHAFAEGAALHGTGPERHWVAETRRALLWGAALPAGILMAGLLSPSLALAALIYPAQVLRLSRRMGFEQALFTVLGKFAEAAGALEFYWRRWRGSARGILEYK; this is encoded by the coding sequence ATGAGCGCGGCTGCCATCGCCGCGGTGGTCATCGGCCGCAACGAGGGCGCGCGGCTGATCCGCTGCCTGCGCGCCCTGCAGGGCCAGGTGCAGCAGCTGATCTATGTCGACAGCGGTTCCACGGATGGTTCGGCGGAGGCAGCCCGGAAACTGGGCGCCGAAGTGGTCGCGCTGGACCTCAGCCGGCCGTTCACTGCCGCCCGCGCCCGCAACGCCGGACTGGCGGCGCTGGCATCCGGGACTGAATTTGTGCAGTTCGTGGATGGCGACTGCGAGGCGGATCCGGACTGGATCGCCACTGCCGCGGATTTCATGCAGGCACATCCCAGGGCAGCAGTGGCTTGCGGGCGGCGGCGGGAGCGGTTCCCCGAGGTGTCCGTCTACAACCGGCTGTGTGATGCGGAATGGGACACGCCCGCTGGCGAGGCCAAGGCCTGCGGCGGCGACGCGCTGATGCGGGTGGCGGCGGTCTATACCGCGGGCGGCTACCGTGAGGGGCTGATCGCGGGTGAGGAGCCGGAATTGTGCCTGCGCCTGCGCCGGGCGGGCTGGCAGGTCTGGCGGCTGGAGGCTGAAATGACCCTGCATGACGCGCAGATGCTGCGCTTCACCCAATGGTGGAACCGCAGCCGCCGCGCAGGCCACGCCTTTGCCGAAGGCGCCGCCTTGCACGGCACCGGGCCGGAGCGCCACTGGGTGGCCGAGACCCGCCGCGCGCTCCTGTGGGGCGCCGCGCTGCCTGCCGGCATCCTGATGGCCGGGCTGCTCAGCCCCTCTTTGGCGCTGGCGGCATTGATCTACCCCGCCCAGGTGCTGCGCCTGTCCCGCCGCATGGGGTTTGAACAGGCGCTGTTCACGGTGCTTGGGAAGTTCGCCGAGGCCGCAGGCGCGCTGGAATTCTACTGGCGCCGCTGGCGCGGCAGCGCGCGCGGCATACTGGAGTACAAGTAG
- a CDS encoding WecB/TagA/CpsF family glycosyltransferase has product MFFECQGRRVAVNTATRTGLEAEIRARFKAGQGFALATLNLDHLVKMAASAEFLSAYQAQDLVVADGRPIVWLSHLARRPVELMPGSDMVLPLCRLAAEAKVPVVLAGSTEEALQDAGDALTDAVPGLEIAWTHAPSGRFDPEGQEADQILHRLDATGPCLCFLALGAPKQEQFAQRGRKLAPAAGFASVGAGLDFLGGHQKRAPAWVRAIAMEWLWRALSSPVRLLPRYVKCLAILPGLTLAAWRIRAR; this is encoded by the coding sequence ATGTTTTTTGAATGCCAAGGCCGCAGGGTAGCGGTGAACACAGCCACGCGGACCGGGCTGGAAGCCGAAATCCGGGCCCGTTTCAAGGCGGGGCAGGGCTTTGCGCTGGCGACGCTGAACCTGGATCACCTGGTCAAGATGGCTGCGTCGGCGGAGTTCCTGTCTGCCTATCAGGCGCAGGACCTGGTGGTGGCGGACGGGCGCCCGATTGTCTGGCTGTCACATCTTGCCCGCCGCCCGGTGGAGCTGATGCCGGGGTCGGACATGGTGCTGCCGCTGTGCCGCCTGGCGGCGGAGGCCAAGGTGCCGGTGGTGCTGGCGGGCAGCACGGAGGAGGCGCTGCAGGATGCCGGGGACGCGCTGACCGATGCGGTGCCAGGGCTGGAGATTGCCTGGACCCATGCGCCCTCCGGCCGCTTTGATCCGGAAGGGCAGGAGGCGGATCAGATCCTTCACCGGCTGGACGCCACAGGCCCCTGCCTGTGTTTCCTGGCGCTGGGCGCGCCGAAACAGGAGCAGTTTGCCCAGCGCGGCCGCAAGCTGGCGCCTGCAGCCGGTTTTGCCTCGGTCGGGGCCGGCCTGGATTTCCTCGGCGGTCACCAGAAACGCGCCCCCGCCTGGGTCCGCGCGATTGCGATGGAATGGCTGTGGCGGGCGCTGTCCAGCCCTGTCCGGCTGCTGCCGCGCTATGTCAAATGCCTGGCGATCCTGCCCGGGCTTACCCTCGCAGCCTGGCGCATCCGGGCGCGCTGA